A genomic stretch from Leptolyngbyaceae cyanobacterium includes:
- a CDS encoding ATP-binding protein — MQITDRGVNKLEQQIETSFAQLKELWNYSKQLSKPQKKKLVEALEQLSEMLQEWQDARGELDACNAELSTSRLALEVERRRYRELFEFAPDGYMVTDSQGVIWEANQAAAQLLGTRRDCLLNKPLTSFIAQIDRPYFESKLTNLSSSETIRDWEILIQPERAKSFAATLTVAPMRNNEHQVIGWRWLVKDITLRKEYETALIRECQSLEKQVEEHTVQLKAANEELKKLNGELEQKVRDRTAELQKSLELQAMLKRITDRIRDSFDENEILQTAVRELVEVLGLAGADAALYDLDRQTSTISYEYTPSLPSARGHVVAMTSFSEVYQQLLQNQHFQFCNLVPNIRGEVAILACPMMDKQEVLGDLWLFKPPAEAFKEQEIFLAQQVAAQCAIAICQVRLYQAGQLQVAQLEQLNSLKNEFISTVSHELRTPVSNMKMAIQMLGITLNKEQDLFAELAKPPAEQSKLARYFQILQNECEREINLINDLLDLQRLDMGMQNLVLTAIDLSEWIPNIVESFQVRAQRHSLSLEINIPSSIPNLICDQASLERVVSELLNNACKYTPPGEKITVSAAYQLGVIKLTIANSGVEIPDVELNRIFERFYRIPKADPWKQGGTGLGLALVQKLVTYLKGTIAVKSEHNQTSFIVSFPINSEE; from the coding sequence ATGCAAATCACCGATCGAGGAGTAAATAAGCTTGAGCAGCAAATCGAAACTTCTTTCGCTCAGCTAAAGGAGCTTTGGAATTATAGTAAACAATTGTCAAAGCCTCAGAAAAAAAAGCTGGTTGAAGCCCTAGAACAATTATCTGAAATGCTGCAAGAATGGCAAGATGCCAGGGGAGAACTGGACGCTTGTAATGCAGAGTTAAGTACCTCTCGTTTAGCGCTAGAGGTGGAAAGGCGGCGCTACCGAGAGTTGTTTGAGTTTGCACCGGATGGTTATATGGTGACAGACTCACAGGGAGTGATTTGGGAAGCTAATCAAGCGGCTGCTCAATTGCTGGGAACGAGACGCGATTGTTTGTTGAATAAACCATTAACGAGTTTTATTGCTCAGATCGATCGTCCTTATTTTGAGAGTAAGCTGACTAATTTATCGAGCAGCGAAACCATCAGGGATTGGGAAATTTTAATTCAGCCCGAGCGGGCCAAATCTTTTGCGGCTACCTTAACAGTAGCGCCAATGCGAAACAACGAACATCAGGTTATCGGTTGGCGCTGGCTAGTTAAAGATATTACCTTGCGAAAGGAATATGAAACCGCTTTGATTCGAGAATGTCAGAGTTTGGAAAAGCAAGTGGAGGAACATACGGTTCAGCTAAAAGCTGCGAATGAAGAATTAAAGAAACTGAATGGGGAATTAGAGCAGAAAGTGCGCGATCGCACTGCGGAGTTGCAAAAATCCCTTGAGTTGCAAGCGATGCTCAAACGGATTACCGATCGCATCCGAGATAGTTTTGACGAAAACGAAATTTTGCAAACCGCCGTCCGAGAATTAGTGGAAGTATTGGGTTTGGCTGGTGCGGATGCCGCGTTATACGATCTCGATCGGCAAACCTCCACGATTAGTTACGAGTATACCCCCTCTCTACCTTCAGCGCGGGGTCACGTAGTGGCAATGACTTCTTTCTCGGAAGTTTACCAACAGTTATTGCAAAATCAGCACTTTCAATTTTGTAATTTAGTCCCCAACATCAGAGGAGAAGTAGCGATTTTGGCTTGTCCGATGATGGATAAGCAAGAAGTGCTGGGCGATTTATGGTTATTTAAACCGCCAGCAGAAGCTTTTAAGGAGCAAGAAATTTTCTTGGCGCAACAAGTAGCCGCCCAATGCGCGATCGCGATTTGCCAAGTTCGTCTTTATCAGGCAGGACAATTGCAAGTTGCTCAATTAGAACAACTTAATAGTCTCAAAAATGAATTTATCAGCACGGTTTCCCACGAATTGCGGACGCCAGTATCTAATATGAAAATGGCGATTCAAATGTTAGGGATTACGCTGAATAAAGAGCAGGATTTATTTGCTGAATTAGCTAAGCCACCCGCAGAACAAAGTAAACTAGCTCGTTATTTTCAAATTTTGCAAAATGAATGCGAACGAGAAATCAATTTAATTAACGACTTACTGGATTTGCAACGCCTGGATATGGGAATGCAAAACCTAGTGCTAACGGCGATCGATCTATCGGAATGGATTCCTAATATTGTCGAATCATTTCAAGTCCGCGCTCAAAGACATTCTTTAAGTTTAGAAATTAATATTCCTTCTTCTATACCGAACTTAATTTGCGATCAGGCTAGCTTAGAGCGAGTAGTGAGCGAATTGCTCAATAATGCTTGCAAGTATACCCCACCGGGCGAAAAAATTACCGTGTCTGCTGCATATCAACTCGGCGTAATTAAATTAACGATCGCTAATTCAGGAGTAGAAATTCCCGATGTTGAGTTAAATCGAATTTTTGAAAGATTTTACCGCATTCCCAAAGCCGACCCCTGGAAACAAGGCGGTACTGGATTGGGGTTAGCATTGGTGCAAAAACTAGTAACTTATTTGAAAGGTACGATCGCGGTGAAAAGCGAACATAATCAAACTAGTTTTATAGTATCTTTTCCCATCAATAGTGAAGAGTAA